The Sylvia atricapilla isolate bSylAtr1 chromosome 12, bSylAtr1.pri, whole genome shotgun sequence genome has a segment encoding these proteins:
- the SLC12A3 gene encoding solute carrier family 12 member 3 isoform X4 translates to MAELPIPDLPLARCSGRFTISTLLGMEEGGRGPYTPTEGSSCDSAQPTHLSSSTLCTRTFGYNTVDVVPAYEHYANSKGVEDPRKGRPSLADLHSILKPDSGRLRTPVSDLQQSNGLPEAGPEAGLEEAEGEPGKDSVQEPVRFGWVKGVMIRCMLNIWGVILYLRLPWITAQAGIALTWLIILMSVTVTTITGLSISAISTNGKVKSGGTYFLISRSLGPELGGSIGLIFAFANAVAVAMHTVGFAETVRDLLQEHNSLIVDPTNDIRIIGVITVTVLLGISLAGMEWEAKAQILFFLVILVSFINYLVGTVIPATAEKQAKGFFSYRADIFAQNFVPNWRGPEGSFFGLFSIFFPSATGILAGANISGDLKDPAVAIPKGTLMAIFWTTMSYLVLSATIGACVVRDASGSLNDSVAMGSPGCEGLACSFGWNFTACTQQQSCRYGLSNYYQSMSMVSGFGPLITAGIFGATLSSALACLVSAPKVFQCLCKDQLYPLIGFFGKGYGKNSEPIRGYMLTYVIAVGFILIAELNAIAPIISNFFLCSYALINFSCFHASITNSPGWRPSFRYYSKWAALFGAAVSVVIMFLLTWWAALIAFGIVIFLLGYVLYKKPDVNWGSSMQASSYNMALNYSVGLSEVDEHIKNYRPQCLVLTGPPNFRPALVDFVGTFTKNLSLMLCGNVLIGPRKQKMPESQLMAEGHTKWLMKRKIKAFYTNVVAEDLRSGVQMLIQAAGLGKMRPNILVLGYKKDWRTASPQSLEDYVGILHDAFDFKYGVCLMRMKEGLNVSRVLQAHVNPTFEAAEHPKNGTGSRAVPGTVDPTTLASEQQASTIFQSEQGKKTIDIYWLFDDGGLTLLIPYLLGRKKRWGKCKIRVFVGGQINRMDEERKAIVSLLSKFRLGFHEVHILPDINQKPRPEHIKRFDDLIAPFRLNDGFKDEATVNEMRQSCPWKISDEEVDKNRAKSLRQVRLNEILLDYSRDAALIAITPPIGRKGRCPSSLYMAWLETLSQDLRPPIILTRGNQENVLTFYCQ, encoded by the exons ATGGCCGAGCTGCCCATCCCAGATCTGCCCCTGGCCCGCTGCAGTGGCCGCTTCACCATCAGCACCCTCCTGGGCATGGAGGAGGGGGGCCGGGGTCCCTACACACCCACCGAGGGGTCCAGCTGTGACAGCGCCCAGCCCACCCACCTGTCCAGCAGCACCCTCTGCACCAGGACCTTCGGCTACAACACGGTGGACGTGGTGCCAGCCTACGAGCACTATGCCAACAGCAAGGGGGTGGAGGACCCCAGGAAGGGCAGGCCCTCGCTGGCTGACCTGCACTCCATCCTTAAG CCTGACTCAGGCCGCCTTCGCACGCCAGTGTCTGACCTGCAGCAGAGCAATGGCCTGCCAGAGGCTGGGCCGGAGGCCgggctggaggaggcagaaggGGAGCCAGGCAAAGATTCTGTGCAAGAACCTGTCCGCTTTGGATGGGTGAAGGGCGTAATG ATTCGCTGCATGCTGAACATTTGGGGAGTTATCCTCTACTTGCGCTTGCCCTGGATCACCGCCCAGGCAGGAATCG ccctgacaTGGCTCATCATCCTCATGTCCGTGACAGTGACCACCATAACTGGCTTGTCCATCTCTGCCATATCCACCAATGGCAAAGTGAAGTCTG GAGGCACCTACTTCCTCATCTCGCGGAGCCTTGGGCCGGAGCTGGGCGGCTCCATCGGGCTGATCTTTGCCTTTGCCAACGCGGTGGCCGTGGCCATGCACACAGTGGGCTTTGCCGAAACCGTCCGGGACCTGCTGCAG GAGCACAATTCCCTCATCGTGGACCCCACCAATGACATCCGAATCATTGGGGTCATCACTGTGACAGTGCTGctgggcatctccctggctggCATGGAATGGGAGGCCAAG GCACAGATACTGTTCTTCCTGGTCATCTTGGTTTCCTTCATTAACTACCTGGTGgggacagtgatcccagccACGGCTGAGAAGCAAGCAAAGGGCTTCTTCAGCTACCGAG CTGATATCTTTGCTCAGAACTTTGTGCCCAACTGGCGTGGACCTGAGGGCTCCTTCTTTggcttgttttccattttcttcccgTCAGCAACCGGCATCCTGGCCGGGGCCAACATTTCTGGTGACCTGAAG GATCCTGCCGTGGCCATCCCCAAGGGCACCTTGATGGCCATCTTCTGGACCACCATGTCCTACCTGGTGCTTTCTGCTACCATTG GTGCCTGTGTGGTCCGAGATGCCTCAGGCAGCCTGAACGACAGCGTGGCCATGGGCTCACCAGGCTGTGAGGGACTGgcctgcagctttggctggAACTTCACCGCCTGCACCCAACAGCAGAGCTGCCGATACGGGCTCAGCAACTACTACCAG AGCATGAGCATGGTGTCTGGATTTGGCCCCCTCATTACAGCAGGGATCTTTGGCGCTACCCTCTCCTCAGCATTGGCCTGCCTTGTCTCAGCCCCCAAAGTCTTCCAG TGTCTCTGCAAGGACCAGCTCTATCCTCTCATCGGCTTCTTTGGGAAGGGCTACGGGAAGAACAGCGAGCCCATCCGTGGCTACATGCTTACCTATGTCATTGCTGTTGGCTTTATCCTCATTG CTGAACTCAATGCCATCGCCCCCATCATCTCCAacttcttcctctgctcctaCGCCCTCATCAACTTCAGCTGCTTCCACGCCTCCATCACCAACTCCCCAG GCTGGCGACCCTCCTTTCGGTATTACAGCAAGTGGGCTGCGCTCTTCGGAGCCGCAGTCTCGGTGGTGATCATGTTCCTGCTGACCTGGTGGGCAGCCCTCATTGCCTTCGGCATCGTCATCTTCCTCCTGGGATATGTCCTCTACAAAAAGCCAG ATGTCAACTGGGGCTCCTCCATGCAAGCCAGTTCCTACAACATGGCCCTCAACTACTCTGTGGGGCTGAGCGAAGTAGATGAGCACATCAAGAACTACAG ACCACAGTGCCTGGTGCTGACTGGCCCACCCAACTTCCGCCCAGCCCTGGTGGATTTTGTGGGGACTTTCACCAAGAACCTCAGCCTGATGCTCTGCGGCAACGTGCTGATT GGACCACGGAAGCAGAAGATGCCGGAGTCCCAGCTGATGGCAGAGGGCCACACTAAGTGGCTAATGAAGAGGAAGATCAAGGCTTTCTACACGAATGTGGTGGCTGAGGATTTGAGAAGTGGTGTCCAAATGCTCATCCAG GCTGCTGGCCTTGGGAAGATGAGACCTAATATCTTAGTGCTGGGCTACAAGAAGGACTGGCGGACGGCATCTCCACAGAGCCTGGAGGACTACGTGGGCATCCTGCA CGATGCATTCGATTTCAAGTACGGTGTGTGCTTAATGCGGATGAAGGAAGGGCTGAACGTTTCCCGAGTGCTGCAGGCACATG tTAACCCCACGTTTGAGGCAGCAGAGCACCCCAAGAATggcactggcagcagagcagtcCCAGGCACAG TGGACCCCACCACCTTGGCCAGTGAGCAGCAGGCGAGCACCATCTTCCAAAGTGAGCAGGGCAAGAAGACCATTGACATTTACTGGCTCTTTGATGATGGAG GTCTCACGCTGCTCATCCCCTACCTCCTGGGGCGCAAGAAGAGATGGGGAAAGTGCAAAATCCGGGTGTTTGTCGGTGGGCAGATCAACAGGATGGACGAGGAGAGGAAGGC GATTGTCTCTCTGCTGAGCAAGTTCCGCCTCGGCTTCCATGAGGTCCACATCCTCCCTGACATCAACCAGAAACCTCGGCCAGAGCA TATCAAGAGGTTTGACGACCTCATCGCTCCCTTCAGACTGAACGATGGCTTCAAAGATGAGGCCACAGTGAATGAGATGAGACAGAGCTGTCCCTGGAAGATCTCTGATGAGGAGGTCGATAAAAACAGAGCCAAG TCGCTCCGACAAGTGAGGCTGAATGAGATTTTGCTGGATTACTCACGGGATGCAGCACTCATAGCCAT CACTCCGCCCATCGGCAGGAAGGGCcgctgccccagctccctctaCATGGCCTGGCTCGAGACCCTCTCGCAGGACCTGAGACCCCCCATCATCCTCACACGAGGAAACCAAGAGAACGTGTTGACCTTTTACTGTCAATAA